One genomic window of Enoplosus armatus isolate fEnoArm2 chromosome 19, fEnoArm2.hap1, whole genome shotgun sequence includes the following:
- the slc30a1a gene encoding zinc transporter 1a has protein sequence MACEPNRVRLLCMLSLTFGFFIVEVVVSRMTSSLSMLSDSFHMLSDVIALVVALVAVRFAEKTHATNKNTFGWIRAEVMGALVNAVFLTALCFTIVLEAVERFTEPNEIESPEVVAGVGAAGLLVNLLGLCLFHGHAGGGHGHSHGGHSHGGHSHGKKNKRGKTQKAGNGSSGEETNNLVGNHNSPGDARPRNEISCKDSTEVQMNGNTHYEEMDHDHDASSQLNMRGVFLHVLGDALGSVIVVVNAVIFTFVWQPCIAGEMCVNPCINSHTTDHKHVNHTLVDLLEGPTVSAMKFAGPCWVLYLDPTLCIIMVCILLYTTYPLLKESALILLQTVPKQINMHRLNERLLGLDGVLAIHELHIWQLAGSRIIATAHIKCHDPTSYMDVAKRIKDFFHDEGIHATTIQPEFVTFNSESRDSLCELSCRTQCAPKLCCGSADKQNTDKKASSDCKAAAASALEVISETSEQAAAVQVRPQSGTEVTITREVESSL, from the exons ATGGCTTGTGAGCCTAATCGTGTACGGCTGCTATGCATGCTCTCATTGACTTTTGGGTTTTTCATTGTGGAAGTGGTGGTCAGCCGGATGACCTCGTCTCTATCAATGCTGTCGGACTCCTTTCATATGCTGTCGGACGTCATCGCGCTGGTGGTGGCTCTGGTCGCGGTGCGATTCGCCGAGAAAACCCATGCGACCAACAAAAACACCTTCGGGTGGATCCGGGCGGAGGTGATGGGGGCTCTGGTCAACGCCGTCTTCCTTACGGCGCTGTGCTTCACTATCGTCCTGGAGGCTGTCGAGCGCTTCACCGAGCCTAATGAGATCGAGAGCCCGGAGGTGGTCGCTGGGGTCGGTGCCGCGGGGCTCCTGGTCAACCTGCTCGGACTCTGCTTGTTCCACGGGCACGCCGGCGGAGGCCACGGGCACTCCCACGGAGGGCACTCCCACGGAGGGCACTCTCAtggaaaaaagaacaagagggGTAAAACCCAGAAGGCTGGGAACGGGTCTTCAGGAGAGGAGACCAACAACTTGGTGGGAAATCACAACAGCCCGGGTGATGCGAGACCTAGAAATG AAATCAGCTGTAAAGACAGCACAGAGGTGCAGATGAATGGCAATACCCACTATGAGGAGATGGACCATGACCACGATGCGTCGTCGCAGCTCAACATGCGCGGGGTCTTCCTGCACGTGTTGGGCGACGCCCTGGGCTCCGTCATTGTGGTGGTCAATGCTGTAATATTTACCTTTGTGTGGCAGCCCTGTATAGCTGGTGAGATGTGCGTGAACCCGTGTATCAACAGCCACACCACAGACCACAAGCATGTCAATCACACGCTGGTCGACCTGCTGGAAGGTCCCACCGTGTCGGCCATGAAGTTTGCCGGCCCCTGCTGGGTTCTGTACCTGGATCCCACGCTCTGCATCATCATGGTGTGCATCCTGTTGTACACTACCTACCCGCTGCTCAAAGAGTCGGCCCTCATCCTGCTGCAGACCGTGCCCAAGCAGATCAACATGCACCGGCTCAACGAGCGGCTGCTGGGTCTGGACGGCGTCCTGGCCATCCACGAGCTGCACATCTGGCAGCTGGCCGGCAGTCGCATCATCGCCACGGCGCACATCAAGTGCCACGACCCCACATCTTACATGGACGTGGCCAAGCGCATCAAGGACTTCTTTCATGATGAGGGCATCCACGCCACCACCATCCAGCCCGAGTTTGTCACGTTCAACTCGGAGTCTCGAGACTCCCTCTGTGAGCTCTCCTGTCGGACTCAGTGTGCTCCCAAATTGTGCTGCGGCTCTGCGGACAAACAGAATACAGATAAGAAGGCCAGCAGTGACTGCAAGGCTGCTGCTGCGTCAGCCCTGGAGGTGATCAGCGAGACCTCAGAGCAGGCTGCAGCCGTTCAGGTGCGCCCTCAGTCAGGGACCGAGGTTACCATCACTAGAGAGGTGGAGTCGTCTCTGTGA